The following are encoded together in the Carassius auratus strain Wakin chromosome 34, ASM336829v1, whole genome shotgun sequence genome:
- the LOC113052962 gene encoding neurofilament medium polypeptide-like isoform X22, producing MSFMSPSRSFSSSSLSGSLGSRGGLFGSISPATIGNLANTLRPTVQINSSTFPPADDKETMKGLNDRLAGYLSKVRLLEDSNIELEKQIKEALMRKGAESDRDWSAYEKIINDLRNQLQEMTMDNARLFLQIDNARLAADDFKVKFESEQAMRQGVEQDLAGLRKMLDDTYMGRMQLEGQIESMREELVFLKKSHEEDVANLKSHISDSQVNVQMESKNNADLNETINNIRTQYERAAQKSREETEEWYKNKFDSITAEVTQNTEALQAGKTELNELRRTKQTLEIDLQALHNMIRSLEDSLRETEARYAHEVNGYNSGLVQLEGELGQVRAQVERQAAEYDALLNIKSKLEAEIATYHCLLEGVVDDEGDKNREEFSLEQALYAAPPPSVGLKKAIVITQEIVDRKGVSQSELEQNPTDHNNHVFGEEEELAEPLVLALELAMEKVKDEQEEFGEQLELAMEKAKDEQEEFGEQLELAMEKAKDEQEEFGEQLELAMEKVKDKQEEFGEQLELQLELAMEKAKDEQEEWGEQLELAMEKAKDEQEEFGEQLELAMEKVKDKQEEFGEQLELQLELAMEKAKDEQEEWGEQLELAMEKAKDEQEEFGEQLELAMEKVKDKQEEFGEQLELQLELAMEKAKDEQEEWGEQLELELELAMEKAKDEQEEFGEQLELAMEKAKDEQEEFGEQLELVMEKAKDEQEEFGEQLELVMEKAKDEQEEFGEQLELAMEKAKDEQEEFGEQLELAMEKAKDEQEEFGEQLELVMEKAKDEQEEFGEQLELVMEKAKDEQEEFGEQLELAMEKAKDEQEEWGEQLELELELAMEKAKDEQEEFGEQLELAMEKAKDEQEDWGEQLELAMEKAKDEQEEFGEQLELAMEKAKDEQEEFGEQLELAMEKAKDEQEEWGEQLELELELAMEKAKDEQEEFGEQLELAMEKAKDEQEEFGEQLELAMEKAKDEQEDWGEQLELAMEKAKDEQEEWGEQLELAMEKAKDEQEDWGEQLELAMEKAKDEQEEWGEQLELELELAMEKAKDEQEEFGEQLELAMEKAKDEQEEFGEQLELAMEKAKDEQEEWGEQLELELELAMEKAKDEQEEFGEQLELAMEKAKDEQEDWGEQLELAMEKAKDEQEEWGEQLELELELAMEKAKDEQEEFGEQLELAMEKAKDEQEEFGEQLELAMEKWKDEQEEWGEQLELAMEKWKDEQEEWGEQLGLEMEKLIEEREELEEEEFMKTGVLPRSAHKIWPPQWPPLH from the exons ATGTCATTCATGAGCCCTTCCAGGAGTTTCTCCAGCTCAAGTCTGTCTGGTAGCTTGGGGTCAAGGGGTGGTTTGTTCGGGTCCATTTCCCCAGCCACTATAGGGAATCTGGCAAACACACTGCGTCCCACTGTGCAGATCAACAGCAGCACTTTTCCCCCAGCTGATGATAAAGAGACCATGAAGGGTCTGAATGACCGTCTGGCGGGGTATCTGTCAAAAGTGCGACTCCTGGAGGACTCCAACATTGAACTGGAGAAGCAAATCAAAGAGGCTCTGATGAGGAAAGGAGCTGAGAGTGACAGAGACTGGAGCGCCTATGAGAAGATCATTAATGATCTGAGAAACCAG CTCCAGGAAATGACCATGGACAATGCCAGACTCTTCTTACAGATAGACAATGCGAGGCTGGCTGCTGACGATTTCAAAGTCAA GTTTGAGTCGGAGCAGGCCATGCGGCAAGGGGTGGAGCAGGATCTGGCAGGACTCCGTAAGATGCTGGACGACACTTACATGGGCCGCATGCAGCTGGAGGGCCAGATCGAGTCTATGAGAGAAGAGCTGGTGTTCCTGAAGAAGAGCCACGAGGAG GATGTTGCCAACCTGAAGAGTCATATCAGTGACTCTCAAGTCAATGTGCAAATGGAGTCTAAAAACAATGCAGACCTCAATGAGACCATTAATAACATCCGCACGCAGTACGAGCGAGCCGCGCAGAAGAGCCGCGAGGAAACTGAAGAGTGGTATAAAAACAAA TTTGACAGCATCACAGCTGAGGTGACTCAGAACACAGAAGCTCTGCAGGCAGGAAAGACCGAGCTGAACGAGCTGCGCAGGACGAAACAAACTCTAGAAATTGACCTGCAGGCTCTGCACAATATG ATTCGATCCCTCGAAGATTCGCTGCGTGAAACAGAGGCACGTTACGCTCATGAAGTCAATGGGTACAACTCTGGATTGGTGCAGCTGGAGGGAGAGCTGGGACAGGTGCGAGCGCAGGTGGAGCGTCAGGCGGCCGAGTATGATGCCCTGCTGAACATCAAGTCCAAACTGGAGGCAGAGATTGCCACCTATCATTGCCTCCTGGAGGGTGTTGTTGACGACGAGGGGGACAAAAATAG AGAGGAATTTTCTTTAGAGCAGGCGTTGTATGCAG CTCCTCCGCCTTCCGTCGGACTTAAGAAAGCCATCGTCATCACGCAAGAAATAGTGGACAGAAAAGGGGTCTCTCAGAGTGAACTTGAGCAAAATCCTACTGATCACAACAACCACGTTTTTGGGGAGGAAGAGGAGTTGGCAGAACCACTGGTGTTAGCTTTGGAGTTAGCAATGGAAAAGGTGAAAGACGAACAAGAGGAGTTTGGAGAACAACTGGAGTTAGCGATGGAAAAGGCAAAAGATGAGCAAGAGGAGTTTGGAGAACAACTGGAGTTAGCGATGGAAAAGGCAAAAGATGAGCAAGAGGAGTTTGGAGAACAACTGGAGTTAGCAATGGAAAAGGTGAAAGACAAGCAAGAGGAGTTTGGAGAACAACTGGAGTTACAGTTGGAGTTAGCGATGGAAAAGGCAAAAGATGAGCAAGAGGAGTGGGGAGAACAACTGGAGTTAGCGATGGAAAAGGCAAAAGACGAACAAGAGGAGTTTGGAGAACAACTGGAGTTAGCAATGGAAAAGGTGAAAGACAAGCAAGAGGAGTTTGGAGAACAACTGGAGTTACAGTTGGAGTTAGCGATGGAAAAGGCAAAAGATGAGCAAGAGGAGTGGGGAGAACAACTGGAGTTAGCGATGGAAAAGGCAAAAGATGAGCAAGAGGAGTTTGGAGAACAACTGGAGTTAGCAATGGAAAAGGTGAAAGACAAGCAAGAGGAGTTTGGAGAACAACTGGAGTTACAGTTGGAGTTAGCGATGGAAAAGGCAAAAGATGAGCAAGAGGAGTGGGGAGAACAACTGGAGTTAGAGTTGGAGTTAGCGATGGAAAAGGCAAAAGATGAGCAAGAGGAGTTTGGAGAACAACTGGAGTTAGCGATGGAAAAGGCAAAAGACGAGCAAGAAGAGTTTGGAGAACAACTGGAGTTAGTGATGGAAAAGGCAAAAGACGAGCAAGAGGAGTTTGGAGAACAACTGGAGTTAGTGATGGAAAAGGCAAAAGATGAGCAAGAGGAGTTTGGAGAACAACTGGAGTTAGCGATGGAAAAGGCAAAAG ATGAGCAAGAGGAGTTTGGAGAACAACTGGAGTTAGCGATGGAAAAGGCAAAAGACGAGCAAGAAGAGTTTGGAGAACAACTGGAGTTAGTGATGGAAAAGGCAAAAGACGAGCAAGAGGAGTTTGGAGAACAACTGGAGTTAGTGATGGAAAAGGCAAAAGATGAGCAAGAGGAGTTTGGAGAACAACTGGAGTTAGCGATGGAAAAGGCAAAAGATGAGCAAGAGGAGTGGGGAGAACAACTGGAGTTAGAGTTGGAGTTAGCGATGGAAAAGGCAAAAGATGAGCAAGAGGAGTTTGGAGAACAACTGGAGTTAGCGATGGAAAAGGCAAAAGACGAGCAAGAGGATTGGGGAGAACAACTGGAGTTAGCGATGGAAAAGGCAAAAGACGAGCAAGAGGAGTTTGGAGAACAACTGGAGTTAGCAATGGAAAAGGCAAAAGACGAACAAGAGGAGTTTGGAGAACAACTGGAGTTAGCGATGGAAAAGGCAAAAGATGAGCAAGAGGAGTGGGGAGAACAACTGGAGTTAGAGTTGGAGTTAGCGATGGAAAAGGCAAAAGATGAGCAAGAGGAGTTTGGAGAACAACTGGAGTTAGCGATGGAAAAGGCAAAAGACGAGCAAGAGGAGTTTGGAGAACAACTGGAGTTAGCGATGGAAAAGGCAAAAGACGAGCAAGAGGATTGGGGAGAACAACTGGAGTTAGCGATGGAAAAGGCAAAAGACGAGCAAGAGGAGTGGGGAGAACAACTGGAGTTAGCGATGGAAAAGGCAAAAGACGAGCAAGAGGATTGGGGAGAACAACTGGAGTTAGCGATGGAAAAGGCAAAAGACGAGCAAGAGGAGTGGGGAGAACAACTGGAGTTAGAGTTGGAGTTAGCGATGGAAAAGGCAAAAGATGAGCAAGAGGAGTTTGGAGAACAACTGGAGTTAGCGATGGAAAAGGCAAAAGACGAACAAGAGGAGTTTGGAGAACAACTGGAGTTAGCGATGGAAAAGGCAAAAGATGAGCAAGAGGAGTGGGGAGAACAACTGGAGTTAGAGTTGGAGTTAGCGATGGAAAAGGCAAAAGATGAGCAAGAGGAGTTTGGAGAACAACTGGAGTTAGCGATGGAAAAGGCAAAAGACGAGCAAGAGGATTGGGGAGAACAACTGGAGTTAGCGATGGAAAAGGCAAAAGACGAGCAAGAGGAGTGGGGAGAACAACTGGAGTTAGAGTTGGAGTTAGCGATGGAAAAGGCAAAAGATGAGCAAGAGGAGTTTGGAGAACAACTGGAGTTAGCGATGGAAAAGGCAAAAGACGAGCAAGAGGAGTTTGGAGAACAACTGGAGTTAGCAATGGAAAAGTGGAAAGATGAGCAAGAGGAGTGGGGAGAACAACTGGAGTTAGCGATGGAAAAGTGGAAAGATGAGCAAGAGGAGTGGGGAGAACAACTGGGGCTAGAGATGGAAAAGCTTATAGAAGAGCGAGAGGAGTTAGAAGAAGAAGAGTTTATGAAGACAGGGGTGCTCCCTAGGAGTGCCCATAAAATCTGGCCACCCCAGTGGCCACCCCTACATTAA
- the LOC113052962 gene encoding neurofilament medium polypeptide-like isoform X9, with product MSFMSPSRSFSSSSLSGSLGSRGGLFGSISPATIGNLANTLRPTVQINSSTFPPADDKETMKGLNDRLAGYLSKVRLLEDSNIELEKQIKEALMRKGAESDRDWSAYEKIINDLRNQLQEMTMDNARLFLQIDNARLAADDFKVKFESEQAMRQGVEQDLAGLRKMLDDTYMGRMQLEGQIESMREELVFLKKSHEEDVANLKSHISDSQVNVQMESKNNADLNETINNIRTQYERAAQKSREETEEWYKNKFDSITAEVTQNTEALQAGKTELNELRRTKQTLEIDLQALHNMIRSLEDSLRETEARYAHEVNGYNSGLVQLEGELGQVRAQVERQAAEYDALLNIKSKLEAEIATYHCLLEGVVDDEGDKNREEFSLEQALYAAPPPSVGLKKAIVITQEIVDRKGVSQSELEQNPTDHNNHVFGEEEELAEPLVLALELAMEKVKDEQEEFGEQLELAMEKAKDEQEEFGEQLELAMEKAKDEQEEFGEQLELAMEKVKDKQEEFGEQLELQLELAMEKAKDEQEEWGEQLELAMEKAKDEQEEFGEQLELAMEKVKDKQEEFGEQLELQLELAMEKAKDEQEEWGEQLELAMEKAKDEQEEFGEQLELAMEKAKDEQEEWGEQLELELELAMEKAKDEQEEFGEQLELAMEKAKDEQEEFGEQLELVMEKAKDEQEEFGEQLELVMEKAKDEQEEFGEQLELAMEKAKDEQEEFGEQLELAMEKAKDEQEEWGEQLELELELAMEKAKDEQEEFGEQLELAMEKAKDEQEEFGEQLELVMEKAKDEQEEFGEQLELVMEKAKDEQEEFGEQLELAMEKAKDEQEEWGEQLELELELAMEKAKDEQEEFGEQLELAMEKAKDEQEDWGEQLELAMEKAKDEQEEFGEQLELAMEKAKDEQEEFGEQLELAMEKAKDEQEEWGEQLELELELAMEKAKDEQEEFGEQLELAMEKAKDEQEEFGEQLELAMEKAKDEQEDWGEQLELAMEKAKDEQEEWGEQLELAMEKAKDEQEDWGEQLELAMEKAKDEQEEWGEQLELELELAMEKAKDEQEEFGEQLELAMEKAKDEQEEFGEQLELAMEKAKDEQEEWGEQLELELELAMEKAKDEQEEFGEQLELAMEKAKDEQEDWGEQLELAMEKAKDEQEEWGEQLELELELAMEKAKDEQEEFGEQLELAMEKAKDEQEEFGEQLELAMEKWKDEQEEWGEQLELAMEKWKDEQEEWGEQLGLEMEKLIEEREELEEEEFMKTGVLPRSAHKIWPPQWPPLH from the exons ATGTCATTCATGAGCCCTTCCAGGAGTTTCTCCAGCTCAAGTCTGTCTGGTAGCTTGGGGTCAAGGGGTGGTTTGTTCGGGTCCATTTCCCCAGCCACTATAGGGAATCTGGCAAACACACTGCGTCCCACTGTGCAGATCAACAGCAGCACTTTTCCCCCAGCTGATGATAAAGAGACCATGAAGGGTCTGAATGACCGTCTGGCGGGGTATCTGTCAAAAGTGCGACTCCTGGAGGACTCCAACATTGAACTGGAGAAGCAAATCAAAGAGGCTCTGATGAGGAAAGGAGCTGAGAGTGACAGAGACTGGAGCGCCTATGAGAAGATCATTAATGATCTGAGAAACCAG CTCCAGGAAATGACCATGGACAATGCCAGACTCTTCTTACAGATAGACAATGCGAGGCTGGCTGCTGACGATTTCAAAGTCAA GTTTGAGTCGGAGCAGGCCATGCGGCAAGGGGTGGAGCAGGATCTGGCAGGACTCCGTAAGATGCTGGACGACACTTACATGGGCCGCATGCAGCTGGAGGGCCAGATCGAGTCTATGAGAGAAGAGCTGGTGTTCCTGAAGAAGAGCCACGAGGAG GATGTTGCCAACCTGAAGAGTCATATCAGTGACTCTCAAGTCAATGTGCAAATGGAGTCTAAAAACAATGCAGACCTCAATGAGACCATTAATAACATCCGCACGCAGTACGAGCGAGCCGCGCAGAAGAGCCGCGAGGAAACTGAAGAGTGGTATAAAAACAAA TTTGACAGCATCACAGCTGAGGTGACTCAGAACACAGAAGCTCTGCAGGCAGGAAAGACCGAGCTGAACGAGCTGCGCAGGACGAAACAAACTCTAGAAATTGACCTGCAGGCTCTGCACAATATG ATTCGATCCCTCGAAGATTCGCTGCGTGAAACAGAGGCACGTTACGCTCATGAAGTCAATGGGTACAACTCTGGATTGGTGCAGCTGGAGGGAGAGCTGGGACAGGTGCGAGCGCAGGTGGAGCGTCAGGCGGCCGAGTATGATGCCCTGCTGAACATCAAGTCCAAACTGGAGGCAGAGATTGCCACCTATCATTGCCTCCTGGAGGGTGTTGTTGACGACGAGGGGGACAAAAATAG AGAGGAATTTTCTTTAGAGCAGGCGTTGTATGCAG CTCCTCCGCCTTCCGTCGGACTTAAGAAAGCCATCGTCATCACGCAAGAAATAGTGGACAGAAAAGGGGTCTCTCAGAGTGAACTTGAGCAAAATCCTACTGATCACAACAACCACGTTTTTGGGGAGGAAGAGGAGTTGGCAGAACCACTGGTGTTAGCTTTGGAGTTAGCAATGGAAAAGGTGAAAGACGAACAAGAGGAGTTTGGAGAACAACTGGAGTTAGCGATGGAAAAGGCAAAAGATGAGCAAGAGGAGTTTGGAGAACAACTGGAGTTAGCGATGGAAAAGGCAAAAGATGAGCAAGAGGAGTTTGGAGAACAACTGGAGTTAGCAATGGAAAAGGTGAAAGACAAGCAAGAGGAGTTTGGAGAACAACTGGAGTTACAGTTGGAGTTAGCGATGGAAAAGGCAAAAGATGAGCAAGAGGAGTGGGGAGAACAACTGGAGTTAGCGATGGAAAAGGCAAAAGACGAACAAGAGGAGTTTGGAGAACAACTGGAGTTAGCAATGGAAAAGGTGAAAGACAAGCAAGAGGAGTTTGGAGAACAACTGGAGTTACAGTTGGAGTTAGCGATGGAAAAGGCAAAAGATGAGCAAGAGGAGTGGGGAGAACAACTGGAGTTAGCGATGGAAAAGGCAAAAGATGAGCAAGAGGAGTTTGGAGAACAACTGGAGTTAGCAATGGAAAAG GCAAAAGATGAGCAAGAGGAGTGGGGAGAACAACTGGAGTTAGAGTTGGAGTTAGCGATGGAAAAGGCAAAAGATGAGCAAGAGGAGTTTGGAGAACAACTGGAGTTAGCGATGGAAAAGGCAAAAGACGAGCAAGAAGAGTTTGGAGAACAACTGGAGTTAGTGATGGAAAAGGCAAAAGACGAGCAAGAGGAGTTTGGAGAACAACTGGAGTTAGTGATGGAAAAGGCAAAAGATGAGCAAGAGGAGTTTGGAGAACAACTGGAGTTAGCGATGGAAAAGGCAAAAGATGAGCAAGAGGAGTTTGGAGAACAACTGGAGTTAGCGATGGAAAAGGCAAAAGACGAGCAAGAGGAGTGGGGAGAACAACTGGAGTTAGAGTTGGAGTTAGCGATGGAAAAGGCAAAAGATGAGCAAGAGGAGTTTGGAGAACAACTGGAGTTAGCGATGGAAAAGGCAAAAGACGAGCAAGAAGAGTTTGGAGAACAACTGGAGTTAGTGATGGAAAAGGCAAAAGACGAGCAAGAGGAGTTTGGAGAACAACTGGAGTTAGTGATGGAAAAGGCAAAAGATGAGCAAGAGGAGTTTGGAGAACAACTGGAGTTAGCGATGGAAAAGGCAAAAGATGAGCAAGAGGAGTGGGGAGAACAACTGGAGTTAGAGTTGGAGTTAGCGATGGAAAAGGCAAAAGATGAGCAAGAGGAGTTTGGAGAACAACTGGAGTTAGCGATGGAAAAGGCAAAAGACGAGCAAGAGGATTGGGGAGAACAACTGGAGTTAGCGATGGAAAAGGCAAAAGACGAGCAAGAGGAGTTTGGAGAACAACTGGAGTTAGCAATGGAAAAGGCAAAAGACGAACAAGAGGAGTTTGGAGAACAACTGGAGTTAGCGATGGAAAAGGCAAAAGATGAGCAAGAGGAGTGGGGAGAACAACTGGAGTTAGAGTTGGAGTTAGCGATGGAAAAGGCAAAAGATGAGCAAGAGGAGTTTGGAGAACAACTGGAGTTAGCGATGGAAAAGGCAAAAGACGAGCAAGAGGAGTTTGGAGAACAACTGGAGTTAGCGATGGAAAAGGCAAAAGACGAGCAAGAGGATTGGGGAGAACAACTGGAGTTAGCGATGGAAAAGGCAAAAGACGAGCAAGAGGAGTGGGGAGAACAACTGGAGTTAGCGATGGAAAAGGCAAAAGACGAGCAAGAGGATTGGGGAGAACAACTGGAGTTAGCGATGGAAAAGGCAAAAGACGAGCAAGAGGAGTGGGGAGAACAACTGGAGTTAGAGTTGGAGTTAGCGATGGAAAAGGCAAAAGATGAGCAAGAGGAGTTTGGAGAACAACTGGAGTTAGCGATGGAAAAGGCAAAAGACGAACAAGAGGAGTTTGGAGAACAACTGGAGTTAGCGATGGAAAAGGCAAAAGATGAGCAAGAGGAGTGGGGAGAACAACTGGAGTTAGAGTTGGAGTTAGCGATGGAAAAGGCAAAAGATGAGCAAGAGGAGTTTGGAGAACAACTGGAGTTAGCGATGGAAAAGGCAAAAGACGAGCAAGAGGATTGGGGAGAACAACTGGAGTTAGCGATGGAAAAGGCAAAAGACGAGCAAGAGGAGTGGGGAGAACAACTGGAGTTAGAGTTGGAGTTAGCGATGGAAAAGGCAAAAGATGAGCAAGAGGAGTTTGGAGAACAACTGGAGTTAGCGATGGAAAAGGCAAAAGACGAGCAAGAGGAGTTTGGAGAACAACTGGAGTTAGCAATGGAAAAGTGGAAAGATGAGCAAGAGGAGTGGGGAGAACAACTGGAGTTAGCGATGGAAAAGTGGAAAGATGAGCAAGAGGAGTGGGGAGAACAACTGGGGCTAGAGATGGAAAAGCTTATAGAAGAGCGAGAGGAGTTAGAAGAAGAAGAGTTTATGAAGACAGGGGTGCTCCCTAGGAGTGCCCATAAAATCTGGCCACCCCAGTGGCCACCCCTACATTAA